From the Lathyrus oleraceus cultivar Zhongwan6 chromosome 4, CAAS_Psat_ZW6_1.0, whole genome shotgun sequence genome, one window contains:
- the LOC127137375 gene encoding uncharacterized protein LOC127137375 has translation MEDFIEMQTHSRIKSMMERFVATQTLQNEEFRKQSLYTNETFTQLNTVVKSLVTHNEALETQISLLAQTPLGPFPEKHVDVVTITSEKFTENPKESVNEEGPGEKRVEIEKEPPTPPEREVVKEVEKEELCVVPPPYKSPIPFPRRSVEVKVDPKSERYEELLENIHTNAPLFETLNKKRKLEDHETRELISI, from the coding sequence atggaggatttcattgaGATGCAAACTCACTCTAGGATAAAATCTATGATGGAACGCTTTGTGGCTACACAAACTCTTCAGAATGaagaatttagaaaacaaagtctATATACCAATGAAACCTTTACGCAACTGAACACTGTGGTCAAGTCCCTCGTCACTCACAATGAGgcattggagactcaaatctccTTGCTTGCGCAGACACCTCTAGGACCATTCCCTGAGAAACATGTGGATGTTGTAACAATCACCAGTGAAAAATTTACCGAAAATCCTAAGGAGAGTGTTAATGAGGAGGGTCCAGGTGAGAAAAGAGTAGAGATTGAGAAAGAACCACCAACACCACCCGAGAGGGAGGTTGTAAAAGAGGTAGAGAAGGAAGAATTATGTGTTGTTCCTCCTCCTTATAAATCACCAATTCCTTTCCCGCGAAGGTCTGTGGAAGTTAAGGTAGACCCCAAATCCGAAAGGTATGAGGAACTATTGgaaaatatccacaccaatgcacCTTTATTTGAGACCCTGAACAAGAAGAGAAAATTAGAAGACCATGAAACTAGGGAACTCATTAGTATTTAA